A single region of the Solwaraspora sp. WMMD791 genome encodes:
- a CDS encoding flotillin family protein, translating to MTPLLIAIIGAAALVLVLILFVLSRIKVAGSNEAFIVTGRKGRTTQALDGSRSTDLSGQKVVMGASVFVLPVVQKLQVLDLSSRRIHVEITGAVSKQGIRANLQGVAIVKIGGTEDAIRAAAQRFLHQQDEIEDFTREVLAGALRSIVGRLTIEEIIRDRAAFASAVAEEAEHSMTNQGLVLDTFQLQDIIAEGSYLQDLGRPEAARVLKDAAIAEARARQAAEQERLLAEEAIAEANRNLSLKQAAIQAEIDAAKAKSAAAGPLAQAERDQAILSEQQKVAERNAELKERQLDTEVRKPADAARYRVEQEAEAARSAAVLAADAERQATIAAAQAAAEQSRLTGEGERARRAALAEANAIEGAKEGEAEQRRRTAIADAVEREGSAEAAAIRARGEAEAEAMARKAEAFAAYGEAAVLDLLVKVLPQVVEAASAPMGSIDKMTVISTDGASSLTRSVANNVAQGLQLGNDLTGIDLAGLLARLGGAGVESVVTGRTDRTPVAGPSGDAGRG from the coding sequence GTGACCCCACTCCTCATCGCGATCATCGGCGCCGCTGCGCTGGTGCTCGTCCTCATCCTGTTCGTGCTCTCCCGGATCAAGGTCGCCGGCTCCAACGAGGCCTTCATCGTGACCGGGCGCAAGGGCCGCACCACCCAGGCGCTCGACGGTTCCCGCTCCACCGACCTGTCCGGGCAGAAGGTCGTCATGGGCGCCTCGGTGTTCGTTCTGCCCGTCGTGCAGAAGCTGCAGGTGCTCGACCTGTCCAGCCGTCGGATCCACGTCGAGATCACCGGCGCGGTCTCCAAGCAGGGCATCCGAGCGAACCTGCAGGGTGTGGCGATCGTCAAGATCGGCGGTACGGAGGACGCCATCCGGGCCGCCGCCCAGCGGTTCCTGCACCAGCAGGACGAGATCGAGGACTTCACCCGCGAGGTGCTGGCCGGTGCGCTGCGCTCGATCGTCGGCCGGCTCACCATCGAGGAGATCATCCGGGACCGGGCGGCGTTCGCCAGCGCGGTCGCCGAGGAAGCCGAACACTCGATGACCAACCAGGGACTGGTGCTGGACACCTTCCAGCTGCAGGACATCATCGCCGAGGGGTCCTACCTGCAGGACCTGGGCCGGCCGGAGGCCGCCCGGGTACTCAAGGACGCGGCGATCGCCGAGGCGCGGGCCCGGCAGGCGGCCGAGCAGGAGCGGCTGCTTGCCGAGGAGGCGATCGCCGAGGCCAACCGCAACCTGTCGCTGAAGCAGGCAGCCATCCAGGCCGAGATCGACGCGGCGAAGGCGAAGTCGGCGGCGGCCGGTCCGCTCGCGCAGGCCGAACGCGACCAGGCGATCCTCTCCGAGCAGCAGAAGGTTGCCGAGCGCAACGCGGAGCTGAAGGAACGCCAACTCGACACCGAGGTCCGCAAGCCCGCCGACGCCGCCCGGTACCGGGTGGAGCAGGAGGCCGAGGCGGCCCGCAGCGCGGCGGTGCTGGCCGCCGACGCCGAACGGCAGGCGACGATCGCCGCCGCCCAGGCCGCCGCCGAACAGTCCCGGCTGACCGGTGAGGGCGAGCGGGCCCGACGGGCCGCGCTGGCCGAGGCGAACGCGATCGAGGGTGCCAAGGAAGGTGAGGCGGAGCAGCGACGCCGTACCGCCATCGCCGACGCGGTCGAGCGGGAGGGCAGTGCCGAGGCAGCCGCGATCCGGGCCCGGGGTGAGGCGGAGGCCGAGGCGATGGCCCGCAAGGCCGAGGCGTTCGCCGCGTACGGCGAGGCCGCAGTCCTCGACCTGCTGGTCAAGGTGCTGCCGCAGGTGGTGGAGGCGGCGAGCGCCCCGATGGGCTCGATCGACAAGATGACCGTCATCTCCACCGACGGCGCGTCGTCGCTGACCAGGTCGGTGGCGAACAACGTGGCGCAGGGTCTGCAGCTCGGCAACGACCTGACCGGGATCGACCTGGCCGGTCTGCTCGCCCGGCTGGGCGGTGCCGGTGTCGAATCGGTCGTCACCGGGCGCACCGACCGCACTCCGGTGGCCGGTCCGTCCGGCGACGCCGGGCGCGGCTGA
- the murJ gene encoding murein biosynthesis integral membrane protein MurJ, whose amino-acid sequence MGNGLYRSANAGPGGGGPDPDGATMISVGPGGQPLVESSAPPAEPPTVLVGAAGPGGPPGGPGGPGGVAEADPHESGSAATNSAVMALGSLVSRGTGFLRTLVLTAALGGALVGNAYTTAQIFPGMVYEFLLGGILTSVLVPVLMRRRKSDVDQGQAYAQRLLTLAVLALAVATLVAMAAAPLLTILYSSDETTGEFRRLVTLLSYLMLPMIFFTGLSALVSALLNTRGHFAAPMWAPILNNLVVIATLGTYIAVFGARIVSPEEMTAGRIVLLGGGTLLGVVVQAAGLVPALRKVGFRWRWRFDFRQLGLAELGRLGAWMFCYVAVSQLGLVVLFNLLNRAGDEDKAGPLIYNNVFLLLMMAHGIIAVSVITALMPRMSSAAADGRLDDVAADLSRGTRTVTAVLAPIAVCYAVLATPVSFALFRYGAFSTESASATSVVLLAAALALVPFAVSQLFTFAFYALPDTRTPALINIPVVGLRVLVQIGLFAALSVQFAAAGLMIGNGVSYLAAAVLSAWLVRRRVGRIGFGAIMATFGKVALASVGAALAGWLVLMVLPGGDSPSQIMAFVQLFVGGAVIGLTYLGLAVVLRIREVSDLLSMVRRRLGR is encoded by the coding sequence ATGGGCAACGGGTTGTACCGGAGCGCGAACGCCGGCCCCGGCGGGGGCGGCCCGGACCCGGACGGTGCCACGATGATCTCGGTCGGCCCGGGCGGGCAGCCGCTGGTGGAGTCGTCGGCGCCGCCGGCCGAGCCGCCGACGGTGCTCGTCGGTGCCGCCGGTCCGGGTGGCCCCCCCGGCGGGCCCGGCGGGCCGGGCGGCGTCGCCGAGGCAGACCCGCACGAGAGCGGCAGCGCGGCCACCAACAGCGCGGTCATGGCGTTGGGCAGCCTGGTCAGCCGGGGTACGGGGTTCCTGCGCACCCTGGTGCTGACCGCCGCCCTCGGTGGTGCGTTGGTCGGCAACGCCTACACCACGGCGCAGATCTTCCCCGGCATGGTCTACGAGTTCCTGCTCGGCGGCATCCTGACCAGCGTCCTGGTGCCGGTGCTGATGCGGCGACGCAAGTCCGACGTCGACCAGGGACAGGCGTACGCACAGCGGCTGCTCACCCTGGCGGTGCTCGCACTCGCGGTGGCGACCCTGGTCGCGATGGCGGCGGCGCCGCTGCTGACGATTCTCTACTCCAGCGACGAGACCACCGGCGAGTTCCGGCGGCTGGTCACGCTGCTGTCGTACCTGATGTTGCCGATGATCTTCTTCACCGGATTGTCGGCGCTGGTCAGCGCGCTGCTCAACACCCGGGGGCACTTCGCCGCCCCGATGTGGGCGCCGATCCTCAACAACCTGGTCGTGATCGCCACTCTCGGCACGTACATCGCGGTCTTCGGGGCCCGGATCGTCAGTCCCGAGGAGATGACGGCGGGTCGGATCGTGCTGCTCGGCGGGGGCACCCTGCTCGGCGTGGTCGTGCAGGCAGCCGGCCTGGTCCCGGCACTGCGCAAGGTCGGGTTCCGGTGGCGTTGGCGGTTCGACTTCCGACAGCTGGGGCTGGCCGAGCTGGGCCGGCTCGGTGCCTGGATGTTCTGCTACGTCGCGGTCAGTCAGCTCGGCCTGGTGGTGCTCTTCAACCTGCTCAACCGCGCCGGCGACGAGGACAAGGCCGGCCCGCTGATCTACAACAACGTGTTCCTGCTGCTCATGATGGCGCACGGCATCATCGCGGTCTCGGTGATCACCGCGCTGATGCCCCGGATGAGCAGTGCCGCCGCCGACGGCCGGCTCGACGACGTCGCGGCCGACCTGTCGCGCGGCACCCGCACGGTGACCGCGGTGCTCGCGCCGATCGCGGTCTGTTACGCGGTGCTGGCCACGCCGGTGTCGTTCGCCCTGTTCCGGTACGGCGCCTTCAGCACCGAATCGGCCAGCGCCACGTCGGTGGTGCTGCTGGCCGCCGCCCTGGCGCTGGTGCCGTTCGCGGTCAGCCAGCTGTTCACCTTCGCGTTCTACGCGCTGCCGGACACCCGGACCCCGGCGTTGATCAACATTCCGGTGGTGGGGTTGCGGGTGCTGGTGCAGATCGGGCTGTTCGCCGCGTTGTCGGTGCAGTTCGCGGCGGCCGGGCTGATGATCGGCAACGGTGTGTCGTACCTGGCGGCGGCGGTGCTGTCGGCCTGGCTGGTCCGTCGGCGGGTGGGTCGGATCGGGTTCGGCGCCATCATGGCCACCTTCGGCAAGGTGGCGCTGGCGTCCGTCGGTGCGGCACTGGCCGGGTGGCTGGTGCTGATGGTGCTGCCGGGTGGCGACTCGCCCAGTCAGATCATGGCCTTCGTCCAGTTGTTCGTGGGCGGCGCGGTGATCGGGCTGACCTATCTCGGGCTCGCCGTGGTGCTGCGGATCCGCGAGGTGAGCGACCTGTTGTCGATGGTGCGCCGGCGGCTGGGGCGCTGA
- the sigM gene encoding RNA polymerase sigma factor SigM → MTERRADLGDDELLRAHVEGDPEAFAELVNRHRDRLWAVALRTVGDREEAADALQDALLSAHRGAARFRGDSAVTTWLHRIVVNACLDRLRRRRTHPTVPLPDGSHDDDGVRGVEPAAPAVDHDTALVVRQALAELPVEQRAALILVDVQGYPVAEVAVLLGVAEGTVKSRCARGRARLAGLLGHLRPYRADVAVAPPRGPVPSLTPRNPSRLDDVPSRSARGDSAKEER, encoded by the coding sequence ATGACCGAACGCCGGGCTGACCTCGGCGACGACGAACTGCTCCGGGCGCACGTCGAGGGCGATCCGGAGGCGTTCGCCGAGCTGGTGAACCGGCACCGGGACCGGCTCTGGGCCGTGGCGCTGCGGACGGTGGGGGACCGGGAGGAAGCCGCCGACGCGCTGCAGGACGCGCTGCTGTCGGCACACCGTGGGGCGGCGCGCTTCCGTGGCGACTCCGCGGTCACCACCTGGCTGCACCGGATCGTGGTCAACGCCTGCCTGGACCGACTGCGGCGGCGGCGGACCCATCCGACGGTCCCGCTGCCCGACGGCAGCCACGACGACGACGGGGTGCGTGGCGTCGAACCGGCCGCGCCTGCGGTCGACCACGACACCGCGCTCGTCGTCCGGCAGGCCCTGGCCGAGCTGCCGGTGGAGCAGCGGGCCGCGCTGATCCTGGTCGACGTGCAGGGCTATCCGGTCGCTGAGGTCGCGGTGCTGCTCGGCGTCGCCGAGGGTACGGTCAAGAGCCGGTGTGCGCGCGGGCGGGCACGCCTCGCCGGACTACTCGGGCATCTTCGCCCGTACCGGGCGGACGTCGCTGTCGCCCCGCCCCGTGGGCCGGTGCCCTCGCTCACGCCACGGAACCCCAGCCGGCTCGACGACGTCCCATCAAGGTCCGCACGCGGCGACAGTGCCAAGGAGGAACGGTGA
- a CDS encoding GNAT family N-acetyltransferase, translating to MSRRLVSLTLDTLEELPGSCRQCVFWELDPVAADRARACGDPGLEKEAWVSQTLLEWGSCGKLAYVDGMPAGFVMYAPPAYLPRSMAFPTSPVSADAVLLTTAHVVPPFAGGGLGRMLVQGVARDLTKRGVRAIEAFGDARPVDPDLADDGPPSCLAPADFYLSVGFKTVRQHPRFPRLRLELRTALSWKSDVEYALEKLLGSMSPESLLRPATRAMTN from the coding sequence ATGTCGCGACGTCTGGTCAGTCTGACGCTGGACACGCTGGAGGAGCTGCCCGGTTCCTGCCGGCAGTGTGTCTTCTGGGAGCTCGATCCGGTCGCCGCCGACCGCGCCCGCGCCTGCGGTGATCCGGGCCTGGAGAAGGAAGCATGGGTCTCCCAGACCCTTCTCGAGTGGGGCTCCTGTGGAAAGCTCGCCTACGTCGACGGGATGCCGGCCGGCTTCGTCATGTACGCCCCGCCTGCGTACCTGCCCCGGTCGATGGCCTTCCCCACCTCCCCGGTGTCGGCCGACGCGGTGCTGCTGACCACGGCCCACGTGGTGCCACCGTTCGCCGGTGGCGGGCTGGGCCGGATGCTGGTGCAGGGCGTCGCCCGGGATCTGACCAAGCGGGGCGTCCGGGCGATCGAGGCGTTCGGTGACGCCCGGCCGGTCGACCCGGACCTGGCCGACGACGGGCCACCGAGCTGCCTCGCCCCGGCCGACTTCTACCTGTCGGTCGGCTTCAAGACCGTCCGCCAGCATCCCCGGTTCCCACGGCTGCGGCTGGAACTGCGGACCGCGCTGTCGTGGAAGTCGGACGTGGAGTACGCGCTGGAGAAGCTGCTCGGCTCGATGAGCCCGGAGAGTCTGCTGCGCCCGGCGACCCGGGCGATGACCAACTGA
- the trxA gene encoding thioredoxin has protein sequence MGATRAVTEASFTSDVLMSDKPVLVDFWAEWCQPCRKVAPLLEEIAAEMGDKVEIVKLNIDENPEIARKYRVMSVPTLTVFKGGEPVQSVAGARPKGDLVKLIESAF, from the coding sequence GTGGGAGCTACCCGAGCGGTCACCGAAGCCAGCTTCACCAGCGACGTGCTCATGTCCGACAAGCCGGTGCTGGTGGACTTCTGGGCTGAATGGTGCCAGCCCTGCCGCAAGGTCGCACCACTGTTGGAGGAGATCGCCGCCGAGATGGGCGACAAGGTGGAGATCGTCAAGCTGAACATCGACGAGAACCCGGAGATCGCCCGCAAGTACCGGGTGATGTCGGTGCCCACGCTGACCGTGTTCAAGGGCGGCGAGCCGGTGCAGTCCGTCGCCGGTGCCCGGCCCAAGGGCGACCTGGTGAAGCTCATCGAGTCCGCCTTCTGA
- a CDS encoding CCA tRNA nucleotidyltransferase: MSETSAPRATDARTSTDSRTVVQRNAVAELLRVSPVADELGRRFVAAGHELHLVGGSVRDALLGRLGNDLDFCTDAHPDQTLAVLKGWAEATWETGREFGTIGARRGGLTLEITTFRAEAYDGVTRNPVVAYGTDLGDDLRRRDFTINAMAVSLPDHEFTDPYGGIADLAAKIIRTPGTPQESFGDDPLRMLRAARFAAQLRFAVHPDVRTAMSTMAADLDRITAERIRDEFTKLLCGADPVAGLRLLVDAGLADRFLPELSGLRLEIDEHAQHKDVYEHTLTVVNNAVRLEDDGCDFVLRMAALMHDIGKPATKAVGPDGRVSFHHHEVVGARLTRHRMKAMRYPKETTAQVAKLVGLHLRFYGYGRGEWTDSAVRRYVTDAGDLLTRLHKLTRSDCTTRNRRKAAGLAADYDALEERIARIQAEEDLARVRPDLDGNAIMELLGVPPGPIVGRAWRHLKELRLEQGPLDRDAAEAELLRWARAEGIGPATD, translated from the coding sequence ATGTCCGAGACCTCCGCGCCCCGCGCCACCGATGCCCGTACCAGCACCGACTCCCGTACCGTCGTGCAACGCAACGCCGTCGCCGAACTGCTGCGGGTGTCACCCGTCGCCGACGAGTTGGGCCGACGGTTCGTCGCCGCCGGGCACGAGTTGCACCTGGTCGGTGGCTCGGTCCGCGACGCACTGCTCGGCCGCCTCGGCAACGACCTCGACTTCTGCACCGACGCGCACCCGGACCAGACCCTGGCGGTGCTCAAGGGCTGGGCGGAGGCGACCTGGGAGACCGGTCGCGAGTTCGGCACGATCGGTGCCCGACGCGGCGGCCTCACCCTGGAGATCACCACGTTCCGGGCGGAGGCCTACGACGGGGTGACCCGCAACCCGGTCGTCGCCTACGGCACCGATCTCGGCGACGACCTGCGGCGGCGCGACTTCACCATCAACGCCATGGCGGTCAGCCTGCCCGACCACGAGTTCACCGACCCGTACGGTGGCATCGCCGACCTCGCCGCGAAGATCATCCGGACACCCGGTACGCCGCAGGAGTCCTTCGGTGACGACCCGCTGCGGATGCTGCGGGCCGCCCGGTTCGCCGCCCAGCTGCGGTTCGCCGTGCACCCCGACGTCCGTACGGCGATGAGCACGATGGCCGCCGACCTGGACCGGATCACCGCCGAACGGATCCGTGACGAGTTCACCAAGCTGCTCTGCGGTGCCGACCCGGTCGCCGGTCTCCGGCTGCTGGTCGACGCCGGCCTCGCCGACCGGTTCCTGCCGGAACTGTCCGGACTGCGGCTGGAGATCGACGAACACGCCCAGCACAAGGACGTGTACGAACACACCCTGACCGTGGTGAACAACGCCGTCCGGCTGGAGGACGACGGCTGCGACTTCGTGCTGCGGATGGCCGCGCTGATGCACGACATCGGCAAGCCGGCGACCAAGGCCGTCGGACCGGACGGCCGGGTCAGCTTCCACCACCACGAGGTCGTCGGTGCCCGGCTGACCCGGCACCGGATGAAGGCCATGCGCTACCCGAAGGAGACCACCGCCCAGGTGGCCAAGCTGGTCGGCCTGCACCTGCGGTTCTACGGGTACGGGCGGGGCGAGTGGACCGACTCGGCGGTGCGCCGCTACGTCACCGACGCCGGTGACCTGCTGACCCGGCTGCACAAGTTGACCCGCTCCGACTGCACCACCCGCAACCGGCGCAAGGCGGCCGGGCTCGCCGCCGACTACGACGCGCTGGAGGAACGGATCGCCCGGATCCAGGCCGAGGAGGACCTGGCCCGGGTGCGACCGGACCTCGACGGCAACGCGATCATGGAGTTGCTCGGCGTACCGCCGGGTCCGATCGTCGGCCGGGCCTGGCGTCACCTGAAGGAGCTGCGGTTGGAGCAGGGTCCGCTCGACCGTGACGCGGCCGAGGCGGAACTGCTGCGCTGGGCCCGGGCCGAAGGGATCGGGCCGGCCACCGACTAG
- a CDS encoding NfeD family protein produces METGTLVFLVIGGLGVAVLAIGLLGGELLHLGDVSADGPVSLEVVAGFAGAFGFAAAIANELIGADSAGLTLAAAAIGVAAAVPVGWLTARLSRAARNMPTDATPHRADLVGTIGVVITPIHPGGYGEIRVRLGGQPVKLSARAERSIPLGAEVFVVEAVSDTSVVVEQTPSVG; encoded by the coding sequence GTGGAGACGGGAACGTTGGTTTTCCTGGTCATCGGCGGTCTCGGTGTGGCGGTGCTCGCCATCGGGCTGCTCGGCGGGGAGCTGCTGCACCTCGGTGACGTCAGCGCCGACGGTCCGGTGTCCCTGGAGGTGGTCGCCGGCTTCGCCGGAGCGTTCGGGTTCGCCGCCGCGATCGCCAACGAGTTGATCGGCGCCGACAGCGCCGGCCTGACCCTGGCCGCCGCCGCGATCGGCGTCGCCGCCGCGGTGCCGGTCGGCTGGCTGACCGCCCGGCTGTCCCGCGCCGCCCGGAACATGCCGACCGACGCGACCCCGCACCGCGCCGACCTGGTCGGCACCATCGGCGTGGTGATCACGCCGATCCACCCCGGCGGGTACGGCGAGATCCGGGTCCGCCTCGGCGGGCAACCGGTCAAGTTGAGTGCCCGCGCCGAGCGGTCGATCCCACTCGGTGCCGAGGTCTTCGTCGTCGAGGCGGTCAGCGACACCAGCGTCGTGGTCGAGCAGACCCCGTCAGTCGGCTGA
- a CDS encoding protein kinase family protein, whose amino-acid sequence MTQVGEGQEADEVSPPMMAFGAPTVGEILAERYQLAAHVNDDSAGRQVWRGVDVVLRRPVAVVLRYPGGDSAMEMLQAAVRASRVIHSNLVGVYDAIDEGQRAYVVREWVDGDSLREVIAAAGPLDAARATMIAHSVASAIAAVHATGMVHGNIHPGTVMIGHDGRVVLADARADGSDTYETDIRAIGGVLYFAMTGHWPHHEAGVTALPDAVRDTTGAVVAPRQLRPGVPAYVDDLTMDLLDPRLALPSSEVLAAELSRLDAATEEHYLDSVGPLRFTASTDESGEPAQASRRKIAAGIAGLVVIAVTGLFFGISALGGDGDDGDAQSPAPQTQASATPGTGETAAPAPPKPIPLTADQVRIVDADGARDELDGAEATVDGDTSTGWVTDAYERNPNFGNLKRGMGVLIDLQEPRSVTSVRVELSASGSSAELLVGPADPGSSRDGDNEVVDTFTQRIGEPFENADGATLTFSGFSPDETYQYLMVWITKLPPIGGEKYQIGVQEITVEGP is encoded by the coding sequence GTGACCCAGGTCGGCGAAGGCCAAGAGGCGGACGAGGTCAGTCCGCCGATGATGGCCTTCGGTGCGCCAACCGTCGGCGAGATCCTCGCCGAGCGGTACCAGCTGGCTGCGCACGTCAACGACGACAGCGCCGGCCGGCAGGTCTGGCGCGGCGTCGACGTGGTGCTCCGTCGCCCGGTCGCGGTCGTGCTGCGCTACCCCGGCGGCGACTCCGCGATGGAGATGCTGCAGGCGGCCGTACGGGCCAGCCGGGTCATCCACTCCAACCTCGTCGGCGTCTACGACGCGATCGACGAAGGCCAGCGGGCCTACGTGGTCCGCGAGTGGGTCGACGGTGACTCGCTGCGTGAGGTGATCGCGGCCGCCGGGCCACTCGACGCCGCCCGCGCGACGATGATCGCCCATTCGGTCGCCTCGGCGATCGCGGCGGTGCACGCCACCGGCATGGTGCACGGCAACATCCACCCGGGCACGGTGATGATCGGCCACGACGGCCGGGTGGTGCTCGCCGACGCCCGTGCCGACGGCTCCGACACCTACGAGACCGACATCCGGGCCATCGGCGGGGTGCTCTACTTCGCGATGACCGGGCACTGGCCGCATCACGAGGCGGGAGTCACCGCCCTGCCGGACGCGGTCCGCGACACCACCGGTGCGGTCGTCGCGCCCCGGCAGTTGCGTCCCGGCGTGCCGGCGTACGTCGACGACCTGACCATGGACCTGCTCGACCCGCGCCTCGCGCTGCCCTCGTCCGAGGTGCTCGCGGCCGAGTTGAGCCGGCTCGACGCGGCTACCGAGGAGCACTACCTCGACAGCGTCGGCCCGCTGCGTTTCACCGCGTCGACCGACGAGTCCGGTGAGCCGGCGCAGGCGTCCCGGCGCAAGATCGCGGCGGGCATCGCCGGTCTGGTCGTGATCGCGGTGACCGGGCTCTTCTTCGGCATCAGCGCCTTGGGCGGCGACGGTGACGACGGTGACGCCCAGTCGCCCGCACCGCAGACCCAGGCGAGCGCGACGCCCGGCACCGGGGAGACCGCTGCCCCGGCACCGCCCAAGCCGATCCCGCTCACCGCCGATCAGGTGCGCATCGTCGACGCGGACGGGGCCCGCGACGAGCTCGATGGTGCCGAGGCCACGGTCGACGGGGACACCAGCACCGGCTGGGTGACCGACGCCTACGAGCGCAATCCGAACTTCGGCAACCTCAAGCGGGGCATGGGCGTGCTCATCGATCTGCAGGAGCCGCGGTCGGTGACCAGCGTCCGGGTGGAACTCTCCGCTTCCGGCAGCTCCGCCGAGCTGCTGGTCGGCCCGGCTGACCCCGGGTCGAGCCGGGACGGTGACAACGAGGTGGTCGACACCTTCACCCAACGCATCGGTGAGCCGTTCGAGAACGCCGACGGCGCGACCCTGACCTTCAGCGGGTTCTCGCCCGACGAGACGTACCAGTACCTCATGGTGTGGATCACCAAGCTCCCGCCGATCGGCGGCGAGAAGTACCAGATCGGCGTCCAGGAGATAACGGTAGAGGGGCCATGA
- the trxB gene encoding thioredoxin-disulfide reductase has protein sequence MDEVRNLIIIGSGPAGYTAAVYAARANLKPLVIEGVQSGGALMTTTEVENFPGFPDGIMGPELMDSIRKQAERFGAEFVTDDVTRVELADTGTPGAAEASTVYVGETAYRAKAVILATGSAWRPLGVPGEQEFLGHGVSSCATCDGFFFRGQHIVVVGGGDSAMEEATFLTRFAESVTIVHRRDEFRASRIMAARALGNEKIRVEWNSVVEEILGTDGKVSGVRIRNTHSGESTTLDVTGVFVAIGHDPRSEMFRGQVELDGNGYVLVDSPSTRTSVPGVFAAGDLVDHTYQQAITAAGSGCAAALDAERYLATLEEV, from the coding sequence GTGGACGAGGTCCGCAACCTGATCATCATCGGCTCGGGTCCGGCCGGATACACCGCCGCGGTGTACGCCGCACGCGCCAACCTGAAGCCGCTCGTCATCGAGGGAGTGCAGTCGGGCGGGGCCCTGATGACCACGACCGAGGTCGAGAACTTCCCCGGCTTCCCGGACGGGATCATGGGCCCGGAGCTGATGGACTCGATCCGCAAGCAGGCCGAACGGTTCGGTGCCGAGTTCGTCACCGACGACGTGACCCGGGTGGAACTGGCTGACACCGGCACCCCGGGTGCCGCCGAGGCGAGCACGGTCTACGTCGGCGAAACGGCGTACCGGGCCAAGGCCGTGATCCTCGCGACCGGCTCGGCGTGGCGTCCGCTGGGCGTCCCCGGCGAGCAGGAGTTCCTGGGTCACGGCGTCTCCTCCTGCGCCACCTGCGACGGCTTCTTCTTCCGGGGCCAGCACATCGTGGTGGTCGGCGGTGGCGACTCGGCCATGGAGGAGGCGACCTTCCTGACCAGGTTCGCCGAGTCGGTGACGATCGTGCACCGTCGCGACGAGTTCCGGGCGAGCCGGATCATGGCGGCCAGGGCCCTGGGCAACGAGAAGATCCGGGTCGAGTGGAACAGTGTCGTCGAGGAGATCCTCGGCACCGACGGTAAAGTCTCCGGGGTCCGGATCCGTAACACGCACAGCGGCGAGTCCACGACGCTCGACGTGACCGGGGTCTTCGTCGCCATCGGCCACGACCCGCGCAGTGAGATGTTCCGCGGCCAGGTGGAGCTCGACGGGAACGGCTACGTGCTGGTCGACTCGCCGAGCACCCGGACCAGCGTCCCAGGCGTCTTCGCCGCCGGTGACCTGGTCGACCATACATATCAGCAGGCGATCACCGCTGCCGGCAGCGGTTGCGCGGCGGCGCTCGACGCCGAGCGCTACCTCGCCACACTCGAAGAGGTCTGA
- a CDS encoding N-acetylmuramoyl-L-alanine amidase, translating into MRPIRRDDQGPAVAEIRSILVNLELLAPDPGADRFDAATEHAVRAFQQCRGLSIDGRVGAETWRALNAARWRLGDRALYHSVADPLVGEDVRTLQERLLEMGYDVGRADGIYGSRTARALTQFQREVGLTADGTCGPYTMHALRRLGRKVVGGRPQWLRESDAFRQSGPTLVGKTIVVDPGHGGPDRGVVVTDGDLSWSEADLAFDLAARLEGRLAAAGMRVHLTRGPHATTAVTDLERTRTANDLGADLFISLHVDGHTNPAAEGVATYHYGTGNGATSTVGERLAGLVQREIVVRTGLHDCRVHAKSWELLRLTRMPAVRADIGYLTCAGDRARLIRPDFRDQVAEALVAAVQRMYYPMELDVPTGSIDVRTLRAAIEATADA; encoded by the coding sequence GTGCGTCCCATCCGCCGTGACGATCAGGGTCCCGCCGTGGCCGAGATCCGCTCGATCCTGGTCAACCTGGAGCTGCTGGCCCCCGACCCCGGAGCCGACCGGTTCGACGCGGCGACCGAGCACGCCGTACGCGCCTTTCAGCAGTGTCGTGGCCTGAGCATCGACGGACGGGTCGGTGCGGAGACCTGGCGGGCACTCAACGCCGCCCGGTGGCGGCTCGGCGACCGGGCGCTCTACCACTCCGTCGCCGACCCCCTGGTGGGTGAGGATGTACGGACCCTGCAGGAACGCCTGCTGGAAATGGGCTACGACGTGGGCCGGGCAGACGGGATATACGGCAGCCGGACCGCCCGCGCCCTCACCCAGTTCCAGCGGGAGGTGGGGCTGACCGCCGACGGCACCTGCGGCCCGTACACGATGCACGCGCTGCGCAGGTTGGGCCGCAAGGTCGTCGGCGGACGACCGCAGTGGCTGCGCGAGTCCGACGCCTTCCGCCAGTCCGGCCCGACCCTGGTCGGCAAGACCATCGTCGTCGATCCCGGTCACGGCGGACCGGACCGGGGTGTGGTGGTGACCGACGGCGACCTGAGCTGGTCCGAGGCGGACCTGGCGTTCGACCTGGCCGCCCGGCTGGAGGGCCGGCTGGCCGCCGCCGGCATGCGGGTGCACCTGACCCGTGGCCCGCACGCGACGACCGCCGTGACCGACCTGGAGCGCACCCGGACAGCCAACGATCTCGGCGCGGACCTGTTCATCTCGCTGCACGTCGACGGGCACACCAACCCGGCGGCGGAGGGGGTGGCGACATACCACTACGGCACCGGCAACGGTGCCACCTCGACGGTCGGCGAGCGCCTCGCCGGTCTGGTGCAGCGGGAGATCGTGGTGCGCACCGGGCTGCACGACTGCCGGGTGCACGCCAAGAGCTGGGAGTTGCTACGGCTGACCCGGATGCCAGCGGTCCGCGCCGACATCGGCTACCTCACCTGTGCCGGGGACCGGGCCAGACTGATTCGCCCCGACTTCCGTGACCAGGTCGCCGAGGCACTGGTGGCCGCGGTCCAGCGGATGTACTACCCGATGGAGCTGGACGTGCCGACCGGGTCGATCGACGTACGGACGTTGCGGGCCGCCATCGAGGCCACCGCGGACGCCTGA